A stretch of the Capricornis sumatraensis isolate serow.1 chromosome 19, serow.2, whole genome shotgun sequence genome encodes the following:
- the LOC138095137 gene encoding granzyme B-like isoform X4: MQPLLLLVAFLLTPRAKAGEIIGGHEAKPHSRPYMAYLQSWNQDVRRRCGGFLVREDFVLTAAHCHGSSIKVTLGAHNIKQQERTQQVIGVRRAICHPEYNPKNFSNDIMLLKGDSGGPLVCDNVAQGIVSFGKNDGSTPRAFTKVSSFLPWIKKTMKSL, from the exons ATGCAGCCACTCCTGCTCCTGGTGGCCTTTCTCCTGACCCCCAGGGCAAAGGCAG GGGAGATCATCGGGGGCCATGAAGCCAAGCCCCACTCCCGCCCCTACATGGCGTATCTTCAGTCGTGGAATCAGGACGTCCGGCGTAGGTGCGGTGGGTTCCTGGTTCGAGAGGACTTTGTGCTGACAGCCGCTCACTGCCACGGAAG CTCAATCAAAGTCACCCTGGGGGCCCACAACATCAAACAGCAGGAGAGGACCCAGCAGGTCATCGGGGTGAGAAGAGCCATCTGCCACCCAGAATATAATCCTAAAAACTTCTCCAATGACATCATGTTATTAAAG GGGGACTCCGGAGGCCCTCTCGTGTGTGACAATGTGGCCCAGGGCATTGTCTCTTTTGGAAAAAATGATGGATCAACTCCACGGGCCTTCACCAAAGTCTCAAGTTTCCTGCCCTGGATAAAGAAAACCATGAAAAGCCTCTGA
- the LOC138095137 gene encoding granzyme B-like isoform X1: MQPLLLLVAFLLTPRAKAGEIIGGHEAKPHSRPYMAYLQSWNQDVRRRCGGFLVREDFVLTAAHCHGSSIKVTLGAHNIKQQERTQQVIGVRRAICHPEYNPKNFSNDIMLLKLERKAKKTSAVKPLSLPRAKTRVKPGQVCSVAGWGRDSTGSYADTLQEVKLTVQEDRRCEAYLHNYYNRANQLCAGDPKTKKASFQGDSGGPLVCDNVAQGIVSFGKNDGSTPRAFTKVSSFLPWIKKTMKSL, translated from the exons ATGCAGCCACTCCTGCTCCTGGTGGCCTTTCTCCTGACCCCCAGGGCAAAGGCAG GGGAGATCATCGGGGGCCATGAAGCCAAGCCCCACTCCCGCCCCTACATGGCGTATCTTCAGTCGTGGAATCAGGACGTCCGGCGTAGGTGCGGTGGGTTCCTGGTTCGAGAGGACTTTGTGCTGACAGCCGCTCACTGCCACGGAAG CTCAATCAAAGTCACCCTGGGGGCCCACAACATCAAACAGCAGGAGAGGACCCAGCAGGTCATCGGGGTGAGAAGAGCCATCTGCCACCCAGAATATAATCCTAAAAACTTCTCCAATGACATCATGTTATTAAAG CTGGAGAGAAAGGCCAAGAAGACATCAGCTGTGAAGCCCCTTAGTCTGCCCAGGGCCAAGACCCGGGTGAAGCCAGGACAGGTGTGCAGCGTGGCCGGCTGGGGAAGGGACTCCACGGGTAGCTACGCTGACACGCTGCAGGAGGTAAAGCTGACCGTGCAGGAGGACCGAAGGTGTGAAGCCTACTTACACAACTATTATAACCGTGCCAACCAGCTGTGTGCGGGGGACCCAAAGACAAAGAAAGCTTCCTTTCAG GGGGACTCCGGAGGCCCTCTCGTGTGTGACAATGTGGCCCAGGGCATTGTCTCTTTTGGAAAAAATGATGGATCAACTCCACGGGCCTTCACCAAAGTCTCAAGTTTCCTGCCCTGGATAAAGAAAACCATGAAAAGCCTCTGA
- the LOC138095137 gene encoding granzyme B-like isoform X2, producing the protein MQPLLLLVAFLLTPRQNSPFPSGEIIGGHEAKPHSRPYMAYLQSWNQDVRRRCGGFLVREDFVLTAAHCHGSSIKVTLGAHNIKQQERTQQVIGVRRAICHPEYNPKNFSNDIMLLKLERKAKKTSAVKPLSLPRAKTRVKPGQVCSVAGWGRDSTGSYADTLQEVKLTVQEDRRCEAYLHNYYNRANQLCAGDPKTKKASFQGDSGGPLVCDNVAQGIVSFGKNDGSTPRAFTKVSSFLPWIKKTMKSL; encoded by the exons ATGCAGCCACTCCTGCTCCTGGTGGCCTTTCTCCTGACCCCCAGG CAGAACAGCCCTTTTCCTTCAGGGGAGATCATCGGGGGCCATGAAGCCAAGCCCCACTCCCGCCCCTACATGGCGTATCTTCAGTCGTGGAATCAGGACGTCCGGCGTAGGTGCGGTGGGTTCCTGGTTCGAGAGGACTTTGTGCTGACAGCCGCTCACTGCCACGGAAG CTCAATCAAAGTCACCCTGGGGGCCCACAACATCAAACAGCAGGAGAGGACCCAGCAGGTCATCGGGGTGAGAAGAGCCATCTGCCACCCAGAATATAATCCTAAAAACTTCTCCAATGACATCATGTTATTAAAG CTGGAGAGAAAGGCCAAGAAGACATCAGCTGTGAAGCCCCTTAGTCTGCCCAGGGCCAAGACCCGGGTGAAGCCAGGACAGGTGTGCAGCGTGGCCGGCTGGGGAAGGGACTCCACGGGTAGCTACGCTGACACGCTGCAGGAGGTAAAGCTGACCGTGCAGGAGGACCGAAGGTGTGAAGCCTACTTACACAACTATTATAACCGTGCCAACCAGCTGTGTGCGGGGGACCCAAAGACAAAGAAAGCTTCCTTTCAG GGGGACTCCGGAGGCCCTCTCGTGTGTGACAATGTGGCCCAGGGCATTGTCTCTTTTGGAAAAAATGATGGATCAACTCCACGGGCCTTCACCAAAGTCTCAAGTTTCCTGCCCTGGATAAAGAAAACCATGAAAAGCCTCTGA
- the LOC138095137 gene encoding granzyme B-like isoform X3: MQPLLLLVAFLLTPRAKAGEIIGGHEAKPHSRPYMAYLQSWNQDVRRRCGGFLVREDFVLTAAHCHGSSIKVTLGAHNIKQQERTQQVIGVRRAICHPEYNPKNFSNDIMLLKLERKAKKTSAVKPLSLPRAKTRGDSGGPLVCDNVAQGIVSFGKNDGSTPRAFTKVSSFLPWIKKTMKSL, translated from the exons ATGCAGCCACTCCTGCTCCTGGTGGCCTTTCTCCTGACCCCCAGGGCAAAGGCAG GGGAGATCATCGGGGGCCATGAAGCCAAGCCCCACTCCCGCCCCTACATGGCGTATCTTCAGTCGTGGAATCAGGACGTCCGGCGTAGGTGCGGTGGGTTCCTGGTTCGAGAGGACTTTGTGCTGACAGCCGCTCACTGCCACGGAAG CTCAATCAAAGTCACCCTGGGGGCCCACAACATCAAACAGCAGGAGAGGACCCAGCAGGTCATCGGGGTGAGAAGAGCCATCTGCCACCCAGAATATAATCCTAAAAACTTCTCCAATGACATCATGTTATTAAAG CTGGAGAGAAAGGCCAAGAAGACATCAGCTGTGAAGCCCCTTAGTCTGCCCAGGGCCAAGACCCGG GGGGACTCCGGAGGCCCTCTCGTGTGTGACAATGTGGCCCAGGGCATTGTCTCTTTTGGAAAAAATGATGGATCAACTCCACGGGCCTTCACCAAAGTCTCAAGTTTCCTGCCCTGGATAAAGAAAACCATGAAAAGCCTCTGA